From one Leishmania major strain Friedlin complete genome, chromosome 33 genomic stretch:
- a CDS encoding putative aminopeptidase yields MGTYKRIRSQSAYEEANVSAFVDSCVEYASSVTFHAVEKSRALTSKTGQVQTVLVLGTDAQLKEMAAAAAVCPHYDAAACAAAATAPESRAHVVKVTATIRLLIGKVPSVASRHNCASRPDQVSEIVKQAMAECPAADAEAGLDIYYLGSDHEVSVAVAIARSCRRSFTAKRGHAEQSYLSVGRPVRVVMPSGKTAQLAVIAQCVQLCQRLVDAPTNLLDTVTFTEIAVRWAAKLKAAGIDVSANVIAGEELRERGYGGLYGTGKAAEYPPHLVTLSYKPKAGMLPKDRIALVGKGIVYDTGGLAIKPRDGMCTMKHDMGGAAAVFCGLLCLAMMRAPIEVSSILCLADNAVGPRSQRNDDILRMKSGVTVEVNNTDAEGRLVLSDGVYHACKELSYTPSIIVDMATLTGAQGVATGQHHAAIYANSEASENRFVAAGKACGDLCFPVVYCPEFHNAEFASAVADCRNSVKSRANAQVSCAGQFIGNNLSKDYEGEWVHVDLAAPATRDEATGFGVALIAQTFAAELL; encoded by the coding sequence ATGGGCACCTACAAGCGCATCCGCTCCCAGTCGGCGTACGAAGAGGCGAACGTGTCGGCCTTCGTAGACAGCTGCGTGGAGTATGCAAGCAGCGTGACGTTCCACGCGGTGGAGAAGAGCCGCGCGTTGACTTCAAAGACGGGGCAGGTGCAGACGGTGCTTGTGCTGGGCACGGAtgcgcagctgaaggagatggcggcggcggcggcggtgtgtCCGCACTacgatgcggcggcgtgcgctgctgcggcgacggcgccggagtcgcgtgcgcacgtcgTGAAGGTGACAGCGACGATACGGCTGCTGATTGGGAAGGTGCCGTCCGTCGCGTCGCGCCACAACTGCGCGTCGCGTCCGGACCAGGTGAGCGAGATCGTGAAGCAGGCAATGGCGGAGTGCCCCGCCGCGGACGCCGAGGCTGGGCTGGACATCTACTACCTGGGCAGCGACCACGAGGTGAGCGTGGCCGTCGCGATTGCGCGGTCGTGCAGGCGATCGTTTACTGCGAAGCGCGGGCACGCGGAGCAGAGCTACCTGAGCGTTGGCCGCCCGGTGCGCGTGGTGATGCCGTCCGGCAAGACAGCGCAGCTCGCTGTGATTGCGCAGTGCGTGCAGCTGTGCCAGCGGCTGGTGGACGCGCCAACGAACCTGCTGGACACGGTGACGTTCACGGAGATTGCTGTGCGGTGGGCGGCGAAGCTGAAGGCCGCCGGCATCGATGTGTCCGCGAACGTGATCGCTGGAGAGGAGCTCCGCGAGCGTGGGTACGGTGGTCTTTACGGTACCGGGAAGGCCGCTGAGTACCCGCCGCACCTTGTGACATTGTCGTACAAGCCGAAGGCTGGTATGTTACCCAAGGATCGAATTGCACTTGTGGGCAAAGGCATCGTGTACGACACCGGCGGCCTTGCGATCAAGCCCCGCGACGGCATGTGTACGATGAAGCACGACAtgggcggtgcagcggccgtGTTCTGCGGCTTGTTGTGCCTGGCGATGATGCGTGCGCCTATTGAGGTGTCGAGCATCTTGTGTCTCGCTGACAACGCCGTGGGCCCCCGCTCGCAGCGCAATGACGACATCCTGCGCATGAAGTCCGGCGTCACCGTGGAGGTTAACAACACAGACGCCGAAGGCCGCCTTGTGCTCTCGGACGGTGTTTACCATGCCTGCAAGGAGCTGAGCTACACGCCGAGCATCATTGTGGACATGGCGACGCTGACAGGCGCGCAAGGCGTTGCCACTGGTCAGCACCACGCTGCCATCTACGCGAACTCAGAGGCCAGCGAGAACCGCTTTGTGGCCGCCGGCAAGGCGTGCGGCGACTTGTGTTTTCCAGTCGTGTACTGCCCTGAGTTTCACAACGCCGAGTTTGCCAGCGCTGTGGCCGATTGTAGGAATAGTGTAAAGAGCCGTGCCAATGCACAGGTGAGCTGCGCCGGGCAGTTTATCGGCAACAATCTGTCCAAGGACTACGAGGGCGAATGGGTGCATGTTGACCTGGCCGCGCCCGCGACCCGCGATGAGGCCACAGGGTTTGGTGTCGCCTTGATTGCGCAGACGTTTGCAGCGGAGCTGTTGTAG